CCACGCTCTCCGCGAGCATCTGCGTTTCGCTGTCGAAAGAATAATCCATACCGACTACCCCAGTCCCAGTATCTGCTTGGCAAGGATCATCCGCTGAATCTCATTGGATCCGCCCCAGATCGAGAGCTTGCGTTGGTTGAGATAGGTCGCGATCGCTCCGGCCGCCGACGGGTTTTCCGAGGTGGCCAGACCGTCGAGGAAGGCATCGGAATGCGGCAGACACGCCTGTCCATGGATGTCGATCCTCAGCTGCGAAAGCGCTTGGGCGATCTCCGTCCCCCTTATCTTCAGCTTTGACGCTTCAGGCCCGAGATTGTCGCCGGAAATGCTGCGGGCGAGCAGACGAAGCTCCATGTACTCGAGCGCAAGCAGCTCGACCTCGAGACGGGTCAGGCGGTCGGCGATGAACGCGTCCTCGTGACGGCCAAGATCGCGGGCATCCTCGCCAAGCTCCTTGAGGATACGCTTCGAGCGGGCGGACCCGGACATCGAGAAGCGTTCATGCTCGAGCAGGAACTTGGCGAACGTCCACCCCTCGCCCTCCTTGCCGATCATGTTTTCCGCCGGAACGCGGACATTGTCGAAGAAGACCTCGTTGAACTCGGCGTCGCCGTCGAGCGTCTTGATCGGACGCACGGTGATGCCCGGCGTGCGCATGTCGACGAGGAGGAAGGAGATGCCGAGCTGCGGCTTCACCGTCAGGTCGGTCTTGACCAGGCAGAACATCCAGTCGGCCCAGTTCGCCCAGGTCGTCCAGATCTTCTGGCCGTTGATCACGTAGGAATCGCCGTCGCGCGTGGCCGTGGTCCGCAGTGCGGCCAGGTCCGATCCTGCACCAGGCTCGGAATAGCCCTGGCACCAGAAATCCCGGTTCTCGCGGATGCCCGGCAGGAAGCGCGCCTTCTGTTCGTCCGAGCCGAAGGTGTAGATGACCGGACCCGCCATCGCGATGCCGAACTGGCAGGGATGCGGACAAGGCAGCGCGCCGTACTCCCTGTCGAACAGGTAGCGCTGGGTAGGCGTTAGCCCCGGCCCGCCGGCTTCCTTCGGCCAGCCGATGGCATACCAGTTGGCCACCGCGAGGACAGCCTGCCACTGCACGTAGTCCTCGCGCGTCAGCCGCTGGTTGTAGCGAACCTTGTGGGCGAGCGCTTCCGGCAGGTTCTCGCCGAGATAGCTGCGGACGGAGCGGGCGAACGCCCTGTCCTCGTCCGAAAATCGCAGATCCATTCTATTCGTCGTCCTGTTGTCTTCGGGGAAGCGAGGGTCAGATGACGTCGGCCGCCCGCAGGGCGGCAATCTCGTCCGGGGTCGTGCCCAGCAGTTCCGACAGGATCGCCGGCCCGTCTCCGCCGAGCGCCGGCGCTGCACGCAACGCGCCGCGTTCCTGGCCGTGGATATGCACCGGCTGTTCCGGCAACCTGAGCGATCCGAGCGACGGATGCGCGACGGTCGTCATCAGCTTGCGGTGGTCGGCATGCGCGCTGTCGGCCGCCTCCGCGACATTCCAGATCATCGACGCCGGAATGCCCGCAGCGCCCAGACACTCGACCACGTCCGCCGCGGACTTCTGGCGGGACCAGGTCTCGATTTCAGCGCGCAGGGCATCGCGGTTGAGGCGGCGCTGCTGGTCGGAGGAGAAACGCGCATCCTCGGCCATGGCGGGCCGTTCGATCGCCACGGCGAACCGCCGGAAGAGCGCATTGTTAGCGATCGCCAGAATGAAGTTTCCGTCGGCGGCGGCATAGGCGCCGAAAGGCGCCGAGAGGGGATGCTGATTGCCTTCGCGCCCCGGGGCGACCCTGGTCACCTGCCACTGGGCGAGCGCGGTCGGCAGCAACGTGAAGAGCGAATCGAACATCGCCACGTCGAGCCGCGCCCCTTCACCCGTCGACTGTCGGCGGTAGAGCGCGGAGGAAATCGACCAGGCGGCAAACAGGCCGGACACGGTGTCGCCGACGGAATCGCCGACCAGCATCGGTTCCCCTTCGGGCGATCCGGTAATGCTCATCAGGCCCGACAGGGCTTGCGCCACGACGTCGTAGCTCGGAGAGCCGGCCAGCGGCCCCGATTGGCCGAAGCCGGAGATGGAGCAATAGATCAGGTCCGGACGCAGCTGGCGCAGCGATTCGTAGTCGATGCCGAGCTTGGCGGCGACGCCGGGGCGGAAGTTCTCGACGACGGCGTCGCATTGCGCCGCAAGCCGCCTCGCGATGTCGCGCCCCTCATCGCTCTTCAGATCGAGCTTGAGGCTGCGCTTGTTGCGGTTGATCAGTTCGAAGCTGACGCTGACGCCGTCGCGAAACGCACCCATCGACCTCTGGTCGTCGCCCGTGGGCGGCTCGACCTTGATGATGTCGGCCCCCATGTCGGCCATCAGGGCCGTGCAGAAGGGGCCGGCGAGAACCCGACTGAAGTCGAGAACCCGGACGCCCGACAATAGCTTGGTCATCTAAACAATCCTCGGCTGAATTCCATTCGTGCTTGCCGGCTACCGCAGCAGGTCGGGCAGCCAGGTCGCGAGCTGCGGGAACAGGACGACAAGCAGAAGGGCCACGACGTTCGCGATCAGGAATGGCGTGATGCCCCGGAATATCGCCCCGAGCGCGATGTCCGGCCGCAAGCCCTTGATGACGAAGACATTGATGCCGACAGGTGGCGTGATCATGCCGATCTCGATCACCATGACGTTCACGATGCCCCACCAGACGAGGTCGTATCCGAGGCTCTCGACGAGGGGAATCACGAAGGGCAGCGTCAGCACCATGCCGGCCAGTGCGTCGAAGACGCAGCCCAGCACGATGTACATCCCGATCAGGATGAAGATCACCGCGATCGGCGGCACGTTGAGATCCGTCACCCATTGGGTCAGCGCGCCCGGCATGTGCGACAAGGTCACGAAGTAGCCGAAGATGTTGGCGCCGATGACGATCAGATAGAGCATCGCGATCGAGCCGGCGGAATCGTAGAGCGTCTCGAAGAACGTCTTCTTGTCCATCGAGCGGCGGGCCAGCGCGAAGATCAGGGTGAGCACGAGGCCGACGGCGGCGCCTTCGTTGACGGTGAAGAAGCCGGTGTAGATGCCGCCCATGACGATGATGATGATGGCAAGCGCGGCCCAGCTGCGCTTGGTTTCCTTCACCCGGGTCGGCCAGTTCAGCCGCTCGCCGGCGGTGGCAAGCTTGGGCTGAATCATCAGCTGGATGCGGATCGCCAGAACGAACAGGACGACCGAAAGGATGCCCGGCACGATGGCGGCAAGAAACAGGTCGATGATGAACTGCTGAACCTGCACCGCATAGATCACCATGATGATCGATGGCGGGATCAGCGACCCGAGCGTGCCGCCCGCGGCAAGGGTGCCCGCGCAGAGCGACAGCGCATAGTTGCGCTTCTCCATCTCGGGCATGGCGATCTTGGTCATCGTCGCGGCGGTCGCGATGGACGAGCCGGATATGGCGCCGAACCCCGCGCAGCCGAGGATGGTGGCCATGGCGAGCCCGCCCTTCCAATGGCCGATCCAGGCATTGGCGACGCGGTAGATGTCCGCCGAGATGCCAGCCGCGCCGGCGAAACCGCCCATCAGCAGGAAGGACATCACCACCGCGAAGTCCTTGTTGGTGAGCATGTTGACCGTCTCGGTGCCGAACAGCGAGAACATGCCCGAAAGGTCGCCCGTCATGTAGAGATAGCCGGCCGCACCGACCGCGGCCATGGCTACGCCGACGGGCACGTGAAGCATGATGACCGCAACGAGGCAGGCCAGCCCCAGCACGCCGATTTCAATCGGTCCCATCTTTTATTCGCCCGTCTGCGCAGGCGCGACCACATCGTCCGCCAGGGGTTGATCGGCCAGCGGCCGCGGTGAAAGGGAACGGCGCAGGTAATAGATGACCTGCGTGAGCTGCACCGGAACGCACAAGATGAACAGCGCCGTCACCAGCACCCAGATCGGCCACACCGGGATGTAGAGCAGCCAGGTCGTCTGGCCGGTGCCGTAGATGTCGACGGTGTATTTGACGAGCTGGTAG
This portion of the Mesorhizobium shangrilense genome encodes:
- a CDS encoding acyl-CoA dehydrogenase family protein, translating into MDLRFSDEDRAFARSVRSYLGENLPEALAHKVRYNQRLTREDYVQWQAVLAVANWYAIGWPKEAGGPGLTPTQRYLFDREYGALPCPHPCQFGIAMAGPVIYTFGSDEQKARFLPGIRENRDFWCQGYSEPGAGSDLAALRTTATRDGDSYVINGQKIWTTWANWADWMFCLVKTDLTVKPQLGISFLLVDMRTPGITVRPIKTLDGDAEFNEVFFDNVRVPAENMIGKEGEGWTFAKFLLEHERFSMSGSARSKRILKELGEDARDLGRHEDAFIADRLTRLEVELLALEYMELRLLARSISGDNLGPEASKLKIRGTEIAQALSQLRIDIHGQACLPHSDAFLDGLATSENPSAAGAIATYLNQRKLSIWGGSNEIQRMILAKQILGLG
- a CDS encoding CaiB/BaiF CoA transferase family protein — its product is MTKLLSGVRVLDFSRVLAGPFCTALMADMGADIIKVEPPTGDDQRSMGAFRDGVSVSFELINRNKRSLKLDLKSDEGRDIARRLAAQCDAVVENFRPGVAAKLGIDYESLRQLRPDLIYCSISGFGQSGPLAGSPSYDVVAQALSGLMSITGSPEGEPMLVGDSVGDTVSGLFAAWSISSALYRRQSTGEGARLDVAMFDSLFTLLPTALAQWQVTRVAPGREGNQHPLSAPFGAYAAADGNFILAIANNALFRRFAVAIERPAMAEDARFSSDQQRRLNRDALRAEIETWSRQKSAADVVECLGAAGIPASMIWNVAEAADSAHADHRKLMTTVAHPSLGSLRLPEQPVHIHGQERGALRAAPALGGDGPAILSELLGTTPDEIAALRAADVI
- a CDS encoding TRAP transporter large permease codes for the protein MGPIEIGVLGLACLVAVIMLHVPVGVAMAAVGAAGYLYMTGDLSGMFSLFGTETVNMLTNKDFAVVMSFLLMGGFAGAAGISADIYRVANAWIGHWKGGLAMATILGCAGFGAISGSSIATAATMTKIAMPEMEKRNYALSLCAGTLAAGGTLGSLIPPSIIMVIYAVQVQQFIIDLFLAAIVPGILSVVLFVLAIRIQLMIQPKLATAGERLNWPTRVKETKRSWAALAIIIIVMGGIYTGFFTVNEGAAVGLVLTLIFALARRSMDKKTFFETLYDSAGSIAMLYLIVIGANIFGYFVTLSHMPGALTQWVTDLNVPPIAVIFILIGMYIVLGCVFDALAGMVLTLPFVIPLVESLGYDLVWWGIVNVMVIEIGMITPPVGINVFVIKGLRPDIALGAIFRGITPFLIANVVALLLVVLFPQLATWLPDLLR